The following are encoded in a window of Platichthys flesus chromosome 11, fPlaFle2.1, whole genome shotgun sequence genomic DNA:
- the si:dkey-11p23.7 gene encoding V-set and Ig domain-containing protein: MDVLLLCSSLLFSAVGLLGSGDDGWSMNVQSEVRAIDGYPVVLPCTFSHPQHSQHSSLKVLWRLGHGQGATVLFRCTSHPGPAACEPGPQQDQRYRLEGNPRQHDLSLRITSAALQDSGRYYCRVEVQGQAHISFEDKMGTRLRVEAPPKILALSVEGSEQSGYRALCRVQGSPLPDVQWLGPDELLEGAVVGPLAQGTPAHDQTVSQLRDVEPGHHYTCSASNPLGKEQATLYVLPPRPLLSVGGASPPLLLLLTLSVGAKVILLVGVGVWLVQGGALQVVGCWWK; the protein is encoded by the exons ATGGACGTTCTTctgctctgcagctctctgctcttctctgctGTCGGAC tgCTCGGCTCTGGAGACGACGGCTGGTCCATGAACGTGCAGTCGGAGGTTCGAGCCATCGACGGCTACCCGGTGGTGCTGCCCTGCACCTTCAGTCACCCGCAGCACTCCCAGCACTCCTCCCTGAAGGTGCTGTGGCGTCTGGGCCACGGTCAGGGCGCCACCGTCCTGTTCCGCTGCACCAGTCACCCCGGGCCAGCCGCCTGCGAGCCGGGGCCCCAGCAGGACCAGCGCTACCGGCTGGAGGGGAACCCCCGACAGCACGACCTGTCGCTGCGGATCACCAGCGCCGCCCTGCAGGACAGCGGACGCTACTACTGCAGGGTGGAGGTTCAGGGACAGGCCCACATCAGCTTCGAGGACAAGATGGGAACCAGACTGAGAGTAGAGG CTCCTCCAAAGATCCTGGCCCTGTCGGTGGAGGGCAGCGAGCAGTCCGGGTACCGGGCCCTGTGCCGGGTGCAGGGCTCCCCGCTGCCGGACGTCCAGTGGCTCGGCCCAGATGAGCTGCTGGAGGGGGCGGTGGTCGGCCCGCTGGCCCAGGGGACGCCGGCTCACGACCAAACCGTCAGCCAGCTGCGAGACGTGGAGCCGGGCCACCACTACACCTGCAGCGCCTCCAACCCGCTGGGCAAGGAGCAGGCCACCCTGTACGTCCTGCCCCCCCGGCCGCTGCTGTCTGTGGGCGGAGCctcgcctcctctcctgctgctcctgacgCTGTCGGTGGGGGCAAAGGTCATCCTgctggtgggggtgggggtgtggttGGTGCAGGGCGGCGCTCTGCAGGTGGTCGGCTGCTGGTGGAAGTAA
- the LOC133965110 gene encoding uncharacterized protein LOC133965110 encodes MWSVLLLLLLAARHSDSSADPRQDDAGQSFVVVFPENIAYYHPTPPVNSVQLTALRDTQVTVGDQPVTLSAGQTKEIIVDELELRKKPISSKALLITSTEKITVRSCSRKLTSVQTALVLPTLKLGKEYLIPPVPQIQGTTDQVSLDVTERRPFTLFIVSGKQQTTVTIGEVPPREEVLQPREVLQVLVQQAGPRAVKADQPVAVLFGHACTIRYNCTCGILQTTLSAASDQTLRFFIPPVLVKDETRLLISSNESTTIRSFDPDSPLVETNGNALLYRPGLLLSLIPEADFASCYVINRVRDMENFAVVLVHKSFKDGVRMGNDPLENPDWQPLRGTEFFSTQVKVMLDQSVLWHTSHKMAVYFHGRSGAALFGNPAPVISRTADFRGCLLDPEVVHIGDVAAGWRESVKYCRDKQLQLVSLSGSHNVTHIYQEIIQANNDSVQEAWIGMRRSSQTGEWYWLNNEPVNTTNWKDGEPGAVNDGQCAVMSLRSEEEFGWSDQDCCKAFRPVCYRPPLLFPLG; translated from the exons ATgtggtctgtgctgctgctgctgctgctggcagcCAGACACTCAG ACTCCTCTGCTGATCCTCGTCAAGACGACGCTGGTCAGAGTTTCGTTGTCGTTTTTCCGGAGAACATTGCGTACTATCACCCGACCCCCCCGGTGAACAGTGTGCAGCTCACGGCGCTGCGTGACACACAGGTCACCGTCGGGGACCAGCCGGTGACTCTGAGCGCCGGACAAACCAAAGAGATCATTGTAGACGAGCTGGAGCTCAGAAAGAAGCCGATCTCCAGCAAAGCTCTCCTCATCACCAGCACTGAGAAGATCACCGTCCGCTCCTGCAGCCGGAAGCTCACCAGCGTGCAGACAGCTCTGGTTTTACCAACCCTCAAACTGGGAAAGGAGTACCTCATCCCTCCTGTACCGCAAATCCAAGGAACCACCGACCAGGTCTCGTTGGACGTGACTGAGAGGAGACCCTTCACCCTGTTCATCGTCAGTGGCAAACAACAAACCACGGTGACCATCGGAGAAGTCCCCCCCAGAGAAGAGGTGCTTCAGCCCCGGGAGGTCCTTCAGGTCCTGGTTCAACAAGCAGGACCTCGAGCCGTGAAGGCCGACCAGCCGGTGGCCGTCCTCTTCGGTCACGCCTGCACCATCAGATACAACTGCACCTGCGGCATCCTGCAGACCACGCTGTCGGCCGCCAGCGACCAGACGCTCCGGTTCTTCATTCCTCCCGTTCTGGTCAAGGACGAAACGCGTCTTCTGATATCGAGCAACGAATCGACCACAATCAGAAGCTTTGACCCGGACTCGCCGCTGGTGGAGACAAACGGAAACGCCCTCCTCTACCGCCCAGGGCTCCTCCTGAGCCTGATCCCAGAGGCCGACTTCGCCTCCTGCTATGTGATCAATCGGGTCAGAGACATGGAGAACTTTGCTGTGGTCCTCGTTCACAAGAGCTTCAAAGACGGGGTTCGAATGGGAAATGATCCTCTGGAGAACCCAGACTGGCAGCCGCTGAGGGGGACAGAGTTCTTCTCGACACAGGTCAAAGTGATGCTGGACCAGAGCGTCCTCTGGCACACGTCTCACAAAATGGCCGTCTACTTTCATGGGCGCTCCGGAGCTGCTCTGTTTGGGAACCCAGCGCCCGTCATCAGTAGGACTGCAG ATTTCAGGGGCTGCCTCTTGGATCCAGAGGTCGTACATATCGGAGACGTGGCAGCCGGCTGGCGCGAGTCTGTGAAgtactgcagagacaaacagctgcagctggtcAGCCTCTCCGGCAGCCACAACGTGACGCACATCTACCAGGAGATCATCCAGGCGAACAACGACAGCGTGCAGGAGGCGTGGATCGGCATGAGGCGGAGCTCCCAGACTGGGGAGTGGTACTGGCTCAACAACGAGCCGGTCAACACAACCAACTGGAAGGACGGGGAGCCCGGCGCGGTGAACGACGGCCAGTGTGCCGTCATGAGTctgaggagcgaggaggagttTGGGTGGAGCGACCAGGACTGCTGCAAGGCCTTCCGTCCGGTCTGCTACagaccccccctcctcttcccactGGGATAG